A single Drechmeria coniospora strain ARSEF 6962 chromosome 03, whole genome shotgun sequence DNA region contains:
- a CDS encoding protein phosphatases PP1 regulatory subunit sds22 produces MNSAVDDRHQHFATLLPTSQNFRQIIPAASCCFRTALSLPYPFRRPSRHAAQVAPCQFHLQFAMQVPGNETPATPTTHIDIQDDRAAPREDDETNHRMKNSKGWDGKLRVPKAARVTNPEALSDPDYSDDSNVLPGHEISADEDLLDSEDSGTEEIMCSHSRIKSMSSLRLARFKNAARICLRQNNIQEIEGLEPLAATLKDVDLYDNLISQMRGLDKLTNLTSLDLSFNKIKHIRNISHMTNLKELYLVANKIGRIEGLGSLASLTSLELGSNRIRELSNLDGLNRLEELWVAKNKIADLGGLGGLPNLRLLSIQSNRIRNLAPLKDAVALEELYISHNALESLEGIQANINLRVLDISNNQVESLEGLEVLSKLEEVWASYNQVADIGQVERVLRDKEHLTTVYFEGNPLQLRGPALYRNKIRLALPQVRQIDASKLQLCTP; encoded by the exons ATGAACAGCGCTGTCGATGACAGACACCAGCACTTCGCCACTCTCCTGCCTACTTCTCAAAATTTCCGTCAAATCATTCCCGCCGCCTCATGCTGTTTTCGCACGGCACTGAGCCTTCCTTATCCATTCCGGAGACCTTCGCGCCACGCTGCGCAAGTCGCTCCCTGCCAATTTCATCTCCAGTTTGCCATGCAGGTTCCAGGCAATGAGACGCCCGCAACTCCAACCACGCACATCGACATCCAAGATGATCGCGCGGCACCACGCGAGGATGATGAGACCAACCACAGAATGAAAAATAGCAAAGGGTGGGACGGCAAGCTTCGGGTTCCCAAGGCGGCTCGCGTAACAAACCCCGAGGCCCTGTCCGATCCCGACTATTCCGATGACAGCAACGTCCTGCCTGGGCATGAGATAAGTGCCGACGAAG ACCTTCTCGACAGCGAAGATTCAGGAACCGAAGAAATCATGTGCTCTCATTCCCGCATCAAGTCCATGTCTTCCCTGCGGCTGGCGCGCTTCAAGAATGCGGCCCGTATTTGCCTGCGGCAGAACAACATCCAAGAAATTGAAGGCCTCGAACCTTTGGCCGCGACACTCAAGGATGTCGATCTCTACGATAACCTTATTTCCCAAATGCGAGGCCTCGACAAGTTAACCAACCTAACCAGCCTAGATCTCAGCTTTAACAAGATCAAACATATCAGGAATATTAGCCACATGACCAATCTGAAGGAGCTTTATCTCGTCGCAAACAAAATCGGCCGGATCGAGGGTCTGGGAAGCCTTGCGAGCCTCACTTCCCTCGAGCTGGGGTCCAATCGGATTCGAGAGCTGagcaacctcgacggcctgaACCGCCTGGAGGAGCTATGGGTAGCGAAGAACAAGATCGCAGACTTGGGGGGGCTAGGTGGGTTGCCAAACTTGCGGCTTCTGAGCATCCAGTCCAACCGAATCCGGAACTTGGCACCGTTGAAGGACGCCGTTGCGCTGGAGGAGCTCTACATCTCTCACAACGCTCTGGAGTCCTTGGAGGGCATCCAGGCCAACATCAATCTGAGAGTGCTTGACATTTCCAACAATCAAGTGGAAAGCCTCGAGGGCCTGGAAGTGTTGAGCAAGCTGGAAGAAGTCTGGGCTAGCTATAACCAAGTGGCAGACATCGGCCAAGTCGAAAGAGTGCTGAGGGACAAGGAGCATCTAACGACAGTCTACTTTGAGGGTAACCCTCTTCAGCTGCGGGGGCCTGCTCTCTACAGAAACAAGATCCGTCTCGCACTGCCCCAAGTCAGGCAGATCGATGCAAGTAAGTTGCAACTGTGTACACCTTGA
- a CDS encoding microtubule-associated protein, whose protein sequence is MRSKFKDEHPFEKRKAEAERIRQKYADRIPVICEKVEKSDIATIDKKKYLVPSDLTVGQFVYVIRKRIKLSPEKAIFIFVDEVLPPTAALMSSIYEEHKDEDGFLYITYSGENTFGTA, encoded by the exons ATGCGTAGCAAGTTCAAGGACGAGCACCCCTTCGAGAAGcgcaaggccgaggccgagcgcaTCCGACAAAAATATGCCGATCGAATTCCC GTCATCTGCGAAAAGGTTGAGAAGAGTGACATTGCGACCATCGACAAGAAGAAATACCTGGTTCCGTCAGACTTGACTGTCGGCCAGTTCGTCTACGTCATCCGCAAGAGGATCAAGCTCTCTCCCGAGAAGGCCATCTtcatcttcgtcgacgaggtgctgCCTCCCACGGCCGCTCTCATGAGCAGCATCTACGAGGAACACAAAGACGAGGATGG GTTTCTCTACATCACCTACTCCGGGGAGAACACCTTCGGGACTGCCTGA
- a CDS encoding putative 60S large subunit ribosomal protein: MDTYLIKKMVKCISRMHVIVHVNAMWTGWGHDAKFDQSLQGPKPCSLSLISPPHLTHRKFIVSSNSDNPQITPIVEDIDRRRRRLQEFEVIGRHLPTEANPTPDMYRMTIFAPNETVAKSRFWYFLRGLRKVKKATGEIVSVKTLHEKHPQKVKNFGVWLRYDSRSGTHNMYKEYREMSRVEAVEALYADMAARHRARFRSIHILRVIELEKTDDIKRPYIKQLVTKNLTFPLPHRVTKTATTKLFSAQRPSTFA; the protein is encoded by the exons atggacacttacttaa ttaaGAAGATGGTTAAGTGTATTAGCAGGATGCACGTGATTGTGCACGTGAATGCTATGTGGACTGGGTGGGGGCACGATGCGAAATTCGACCAATCGCTGCAGGGTCCAAAGCCCTGTAGCTTGTCTCTCATCAGCCCTCCGCACCTTACGCACAGAAAATTTATCGTCTCCTCCAACTCTGACAATCCTCAAATCACGCCAATTGTCGAGGACATtgaccgccgtcgcc GTCGTCTTCAGGAATTCGAGGTCATTGGGCGCCATCTGCCCACCGAGGCGAACCCTACTCCGGACATGTACCGGATGACGATCTTTGCTCCTAATGAAACTGTCGCCAAGTCCCGCTTCTGGTACTTTCTTCGCGGTCTACGAAAGGTCAAGAAGGCCACCGGCGAAATCGTCAGCGTCAAGACT CTACACGAGAAGCACCCCCAAAAGGTCAAGAACTTCGGCGTTTGGCTCCGTTATGACTCGCGCTCCGGCACTCATAACATGTACAAGGAGTATCGTGAAATGTCACGTGTtgaagccgtcgaggccttGTACGCCGATATGGCCGCCCGTCATCGTGCCCGCTTTAGGTCGATCCAC ATCCTCCGCGTTATTGAGCTTGAGAAGACAGACGATATCAAGCGCCCATACATCAAGCAGCTTGTTACGAAGAACCTGACATTTCCCCTACCCCACCGTGTCACCAAAACGGCTACCACAAAGCTGTTCAGCGCGCAGCGACCATCCACTTTCGCTTAG
- a CDS encoding lipid transporter, protein MAAQSNLRRTAAENAVAAFTEKWSAIVRGRLRKTSRTTRLLATLSLAVAIVLGAEGTRRRWRRQHHEREQGSKLVRTNSWLHNKDGSRTIYVPYKEGTTKVTINTTKPLTFEAHRRLFLNPPRVSGLADGTVPSAQTKPGLNLAFLHQFLSLMSIMIPRWSSKEAGLLLSHGIFLMLRTYLSLVVARLDGELVRDLVAGNGKAFLWGILKWCGLGGFASYTNAMIKYLESKVSIAFRTRLTRYIHDLYLNDNLNYYKLSNLDGGVGQGADQFITQDLTLFCAAAANLYSSLGKPFVDLCVFSFQLYRSLGPLALSGLMSNYFLTASILRRLSPPFGKLKAVEGRKEGDFRSLHARLLANAEEVAFYGGADMEKTFLNKEYKSLKTWMEGIYMLKIRYNILEDFILKYSWSAYGYLLASLPVFLPAWGGIGGASEMVESAEKGGRERNRMKDFITNKRLMLSLADAGGRMMYSIKDLAELAGYTSRVYTLVSTLHRVHAGAYYMRGGQTELFSLSDVQGTIQKGFDGVRFENVPVAAPGLWPQGGEELVESLSMIVRSGEHLLVSGPNGVGKSAIARILAGLWPVYRGLVSRPKSIGQDGIMFLPQRPYLSPGTLRDQVIYPDGHVDMKEKRKSEDDLQRILDEAKLGYLPDREGGWDTRKEWKDVLSGGEKQRMQFARLLYHEPQYAVVDEGTSAVSSDVEGLLYETCKGKGITLITISTRASLKKYHTFNLVLGLGEKGDQWEFERIGTEREKMQVEKELQELRERLAQVDEWKTRRDEIEQELASVWTDKGEALSAPSYIGASEHSLEAP, encoded by the exons ATGGCTGCGCAATCCAATCTCCGGAgaacggcggcggagaaTGCGGTCGCCGCCTTCACCGAGAAATGGTCGGCCATCGTGCGTGGTAGGTTGCGCAAAACCTCGCGGACGACGCGCCTCCTTGCAACACtctccttggccgtcgccatcgttcTGGGGGCCGAGGGTACGCGGCGCCGATGGAGGAGGCAGCACCACGAACGCGAGCAGGGCAGCAAGCTTGTCCGGACAAACTCATGGCTTCATAACAAAGACGGGTCGCGGACTATATACGTACCGTACAAGGAGGGCACGACCAAGGTGACCATCAACACCACCAAGCCCCTCACCTTTGAggcccatcgccgcctcTTCCTCAACCCGCCGCGCGTCTCTGGCCTGGCCGACGGAACGGTCCCCTCCGCTCAGACCAAGCCTGGCTTGAACTTGGCTTTCTTGCACCAATTCCTCAGCCTCATGAGCATCATGATTCCTCGCTGGTCGAGCAAGGAGGCCGGCCTGCTCCTCAGCCACGGCATTTTCCTCATGCTTAGGACCTACCTTTCGCTCGTCGTTGCGCGACtggacggcgagctcgtcagAGACCTTGTCGCCGGCAATGGAAAGGCCTTTCTCTGGGGTATCCTCAAG TGGTGTGGCCTGGGCGGCTTCGCATCCTACACAAACGCCATGATCAAGTACCTTGAATCGAAGGTTTCCATTGCCTTCCGCACCCGCTTGACGAGGTACATCCATGATCTGTACTTGAATGACAACCTGAACTACTACAAGCTAtccaacctcgacggcggcgtcggccaaggGGCCGACCAGTTCATCACGCAAGACTTGACCCTCTTCTGTGCCGCTGCTGCAAATCTATACTCATCCTTGGGTAAGCCGTTTGTGGATCTCTGCGTTTTCAGCTTCCAGCTCTACCGCTCGCTCGGCCCCTTGGCCCTTTCAGGATTGATGAGCAACTACTTCCTGACGGCAAGCATCCTGCGCCGGCTATCGCCACCGTTTGGCAAGCTCAAGGCAGTCGAGGGCCGCAAAGAGGGCGACTTCCGCAGCCTCCACGCCCGGCTGCTGGCGAACGCCGAGGAAGTGGCGTTCTATGGCGGTGCCGACATGGAGAAGACGTTTCTCAACAAGGAGTACAAGTCACTGAAGACGTGGATGGAAGGAATCTACATGCTCAAGATCCGGTACAACATCCTGGAGGACTTCATCCTCAAGTACAGCTGGAGTGCGTATGGTTACCTGCTGGCATCGCTACCGGTCTTCCTGCCCGCCTGGGGTGGCATCGGCGGAGCCTCCGAGATGGTGGAGAGCGCCGAGAagggcggccgagaacgCAACCGGATGAAAGACTTCATCACCAACAAAAGGCTCATGCTTTCGCTTGCCGATGCGGGCGGTCGCATGATGTACTCGATCAAGGAtctggccgagctcgcgggGTACACGAGCAGAGTGTACACCCTCGTCTCCACTCTGCACCGTGTCCATGCCGGTGCGTACTACATGCGAGGCGGTCAGACCGAGCTCTTCTCCCTTTCCGATGTCCAGGGAACAATTCAGAAGGGCTTCGATGGCGTGCGGTTCGAAAACGTGCCTGTCGCCGCCCCGGGACTCTGGCCACAGGGTGGAGAGGAGCTTGTGGAGTCGCTGTCCATGATTGTTCGGAGTGGCGAGCATCTCTTG GTTTCCGGGCCCAACGGCGTTGGGAAAAGCGCGATCGCGcgcatcctcgccggcctttgGCCTGTGTACCGAGGGTTGGTCAGTCGGCCCAAGAGCATTGGCCAAGACGGCATCATGTTTCTGCCGCAGAGGCCGTATCTCAGTCCTGGAACGTTGCGCGACCAGGTCATCTACCCCGATGGGCATGTTGACATGAAGGAAAAGCGAAAGTCGGAGGATGACTTGCAGAGGATCCTTGACGAAGCAAAGCTGGGCTACCTGCCTGACCGCGAAGGTGGATGGGACACGCGAAAGGAGTGGAAGGACGTGCTGAGCGGGGGGGAGAAGCAGAGGATGCAGTTTGCCAGGCTCCTATATCACGAGCCGCAGTATGCCGTGGTGGACGAGGGCACGAGCGCTGTGTCGAGCGACGTTGAGGGGCTTCTATATGAAACGTGCAAAGGCAAAGGAATCA CGCTCATCACGATTTCAACGCGAGCATCACTCAAGAAGTACCACACCTTTAACCTGGTGCTTGGCTTGGGAGAGAAGGGTGACCAGTGGGAATTCGAACGGATAGGGACAGAGCGAGAGAAGATGCAGGTAGAGAAAGAGCTGCAGGAGCTCCGTGAGCGGCTTGCCCAGGTGGATGAGTGGAAGACGCGGCGAGACGAAATCGAACAAGAACTGGCCTCAGTTTGGACGGACAAGGGCGAGGCGTTGAGCGCACCCAGTTATATAGGGGCATCTGAGCATTCCTTGGAAGCTCCGTAG
- a CDS encoding proteasome regulatory subunit 12, with product MPTTTAETLSLVTRNVSVAPLVLLSAVDHYNRTVQNKTKRRVVGVLLGQNDGKNVRVSNSFAGAYSLDLPLALLQALPLTTVIVPFEEDDKDPSVWFLDHNYVESMNDMFKKVNAREKLIGWYHSGPKLRASDLEINDLFKRYTPNPLLVIIDVQPKESGVPTDAYFAVDEIKDDGTTTSRTFVHTPSIIEAEEAEEIGVEHLLRDIRDVAVGTLSTRVTNQLQSLQGLHLRLRDIGAYLQKVLDGQLPVNHAILGNLQDVFNLLPNLSTPEGDGKSGSGELAHAMSIKTNDQLMAIYLSSLIRAITAFHDLIENKIQNRQQQEEKDGRKEEANGKDEKKDVGANGVNGESKDEKGKEKEGKEKEGKEKESKEKEK from the exons ATGCCTACCACTACCGCGGAGACGCTCTCCCTCGTGACGCGCAACGTCTCCGTCGCACCCCTCGTTCTCCTCTCAGCTGTCGATCACTACAACCGGACCGTTCAGAACAAGACGAAGAGGCGGGTGGTGGGAGTTCTTCTCGGCCAGAATGATGGCAAGAACGTTCGAGTATCCAATAGCTTCGCCGGTGCGTACTCCCTTGATCTGCCCCTTGCCCTTCTCCAAGCACTGCCATTGACGACGGTAATAGTCCCCTTTGAGGAGGACGACAAGGATCCCTCCGTGTGGTTCCTGGACCATAACTACGTAGAGTCGATGAACGACATGTTCAAAAAAGTCAACGCCAGAGAAAAGCTAATCGGCTGGTACCACTCTGGACCCAAGCTTCGTGCGTCAGATCTCGAGATCAACGATCTCTTCAAGCGCTACACGCCTAACCCGCTGCTTGTCATCATCGACGTTCAGCCGAAGGAGTCCGGTGTGCCGACGGACGCGTACTTTGCGGTCGACGAAATCAAAGAC GACGGTACCACAACCTCGAGAACCTTTGTTCACACCCCCTCCATCATCGAAGCGGAGGAAGCGGAGGAGATAGGTGTCGAGCACCTGCTGCGAGACATCCgagacgtcgccgtcggcacgcTTTCCACCCGCGTCACCAACCAACTCCAGTCGCTCCAAGGTCTGCACTTGCGGCTGCGCGACATCGGCGCCTACCTGCAAAAGGTTCTCGATGGGCAGCTCCCCGTAAACCACGCCATCCTTGGCAACCTGCAGGATGTCTTCAACCTGCTCCCCAATCTCTCCACACCGGAGGGCGATGGGAAGTCGGGTAGTGGCGAGCTGGCGCACGCCATGAGCATCAAAACCAACGATCAGCTGATGGCCATCTACCTGAGCAGCTTGATCCGAGCCATCACCGCATTCCACGACTTGATTGAGAACAAGATACAAAaccggcagcagcaggaggagaaGGATGGCAGGAAGGAGGAGGCCAATGGCAAGGATGAGAAGAAGGACGTTGGTGCGAATGGCGTCAACGGCGAATCCAAGGACGAGAAGggcaaggagaaggagggcaaggagaaggagggcaaggagaaggagagcaAGGAGAAGGAAAAGTAA
- a CDS encoding PCI domain-containing protein produces the protein MNELIQEFVKAQELHNGYFLAQTISPVPPQQDPDRLRTVWQSTNAHSVKGDIKNLVKTRTSRRIRLDNDLVNGWVAVYESYWKAVGVILAGEGGKSSWTEVYEAWKNLTSNLIRGYNSFGFEAWTIPSLYMVGKYLRLFAIKSDDERKRNSTDLAGAASLMQDDFEADSEQQAQLRDCEQHLKRIFTLCLNDRAPLEESRKWGIYFIINLLFKTYFKLNAASLSKTILKTLAAYNEKGDMPPLDCFPKAQRVTFKYYEGVLCFLEENYVQAEKHLMDAWSLCHTDANANLEKILTYLIPCKLLTSHVLPTKKLLKPFPRLQALFLPLARCIRRGDLRAFDIALQKGEEEFVKRRIYLTLERGRDIALRNLLRKVFIAGGFIDPPEEGATPVRRTRVPVAEFRAAICMGSGGDKIDSDEVECLLANMIYKDLMKGYISRERGIVVLSKKGAFPGTGL, from the exons ATGAACGAACTTATCCAAGAATTTGTAAAGGCTCAGGAGTTACACAACGGATACTTTCTGGCGCAGACAATCTCCCCCGTTCCGCCGCAGCAGGATCCTGACAGGCTTAGAACGGTGTGGCAAAGCACGAACGCTCACAGCGTGAAGGGGGACATCAAGAATCTGGTAAAAACGCGGACGTCTCGCCGAATTCGCTTGGACAACGATTTGGTGAACGGGTGGGTGGCCGTGTACGAGTCGTACTGGAAGGCTGTCGGCGTGATACTCGCTGGTGAGGGCGGAAAG TCATCATGGACCGAGGTGTACGAGGCGTGGAAGAACCTCACGTCCAACTTGATCCGTGGATACAACAGCTTTGGGTTCGAAGCGTGGACAATCCCAAGCCTGTATATGGTGGGGAAGTACCTCAGATTGTTCGCCATCAAATCCGACGACGAACGTAAGCGCAACTCGACAGActtggccggcgccgcgtcTCTCATGCAAGATGACTTCGAGGCGGATTCCGAGCAACAAGCTCAGCTGAGAGACTGCGAGCAACACTTGAAACGTATCTTTACGCTTTGCCTCAATGACAG AGCTCCGCTCGAAGAGTCACGGAAATGGGGCATCTACTTCATCATCAACTTATTGTTCAAGACTTACTTCAAGCTGAACGCGGCGTCGCTGTCGAAAACCATCCTGAAGACCCTGGCCGCCTACAATGAGAAAGGCGACATGCCACCCTTGGATTGCTTCCCGAAAGCGCAGAGAGTGACCTTCAAGTATTACGAAGGCGTCTTGTGTTTTCTCGAAGAGAACTATGTACAA GCAGAGAAGCATCTCATGGATGCGTGGAGCCTTTGCCACACAGATGCCAACGCCAACCTGGA GAAAATATTGACATACCTCATCCCGTGTAAGCTGTTGACGAGCCATGTCCTTCCGACGAAAAAGCTCCTGAAGCCGTTCCCGAGGCTGCAGGCACTGTTCCTCCCGCTGGCGCGGTGCATCCGACGAGGCGACTTACGAGCGTTCGACATTGCGCTACAGAAAGGTGAGGAGGAGTTTGTCAAACGGCGAATCTACTTGACGTTGGAGCGGGGTCGCGATATCGCACTGCGTAATCTCCTTCGCAAAGTCTTCATAGCTGGTGGATTTATCGATCCACCGGAGGAAGGCGCTACGCCCGTCCGCCGGACGCGCGTGCCTGTCGCGGAGTTTCGAGCCGCCATTTGCATGGGCAGTGGTGGCGACAAAATTGATTCTGACGAGGTGGAGTGCCTGCTGGCCAACATGATCTACAAG GATCTCATGAAAGGCTACATCTCACGGGAACGAGGCATCGTCGTGCTGTCCAAGAAAGGTGCTTTCCCTGGAACAGGGCTATAA
- a CDS encoding coproporphyrinogen III oxidase, which produces MASAGRQAQRLTAQLRPRLQTPARELPKGHWPARRAASNSACGGRTSRCSPWLLWGTAVALGVVAPVAFQLTNAGGTKLDVASLADKDAQKKREAPVTGDSPMRLRMEKFIKEQQQIIVKELERVDGKRFRTDEWARKDGGGGITCVLQDGNVFEKAGVGVSVVYGSLPKPAIQKMRANHKTLDPNVDSLDFFAAGLSMVLHPKNPMAPTVHLNYRYFETANPDGTSQAWWFGGGSDLTPAYLFDEDAIHFHKTLKEACDSHDKAYYARFKTWCDEYFYNKHRGECRGVGGIFFDDLDESERDQENTFAFVQDCLKSFIPSYVPILEKRKSMPFTEQEKDWQQIRRGKYVEFNLVHDRGTAFGLNTPGSRVESILMSLPLTASWRYMHEPEPKSREQRLVDVLRKPKEWILLRSRQAASKLGGQERRAGSFATYSGGDSHGWSRDESAMTPSSTSGNDLSMTPRPLSQRELLTSLLASLAQSPPTLPPGDPAAVLDGDIDGEHDCWEAAGSRRHLLLTLHVLFPASVLPALDLLDRRLVTRINMPAHHPGMFPQRLGIARAHDSSGAAARRPGRQSSPPSRGYPSVAQVYEVRSLASTPVRRRAGPDPAPSSSRSDLVHLDAWSCSCSSFALEAFRYLAEETTKDSTVFSSPQSSCPLPSPPRQPGSMHRACHREGQSPSPAKITGWLPGDGEDVPCCKHLLACLLSEIWGGLPETRVAARAATKEELAGIAANV; this is translated from the exons ATGGCCTCGGCAGGGAGACAAGCTCAGCGCCTCACGGCGCAGCTTCGTCCCCGGCTGCAGACGCCGGCAAGAGAGCTTCCCAAGGGTCACTGGCCTGCGCGACGAGCGGCCTCAAACTCTGCCTGCGGCGGACGCACCAGCCGATGCTCGCCATGGCTGCTCTGGGGCACGGCTGTTGCGCTGGGCGTCGTCGCACCAGTCGCTTTCCAGCTG ACGAATGCAGGAGGCACCAAGCTCGACGTTGCCTCCCTGGCCGACAAGGATGCCCAGAAGAAGCGCGAGGCGCCGGTCACGGGGGATTCGCCCATGCGGTTGCGGATGGAAAAGTTTATCAAGGAACAGCAGCAGATTATCGTCAAGGAGCTGGAAAGGGTAGACGGTAAACGGTTTCGCACGGACGAGTGGGCAcgcaaggacggcggcggcggcataACGTGCGTCCTGCAAGATGGCAACGTCTTTGAAaaagccggcgtcggcgtcagcgTTGTCTACGGCTCCCTCCCCAAGCCGGCCATCCAGAAGATGCGTGCCAACCACAAGACGCTCGATCCCAACGTTGACTCGCTCgacttcttcgccgccggcctgaGCATGGTCCTGCACCCGAAGAACCCCATGGCACCCACCGTCCACCTTAACTACCGGTACTTTGAGACGGCCAACCCCGACGGAACGTCGCAGGCGTGGTGGTTTGGTGGCGGGAGCGACCTTACGCCGGCGTACCTCTTCGACGAAGACGCCATCCACTTCCACAAGACGCTCAAGGAAGCGTGCGATTCGCATGACAAGGCGTACTATGCGCGATTCAAGACGTGGTGCGACGAGTACTTCTACAACAAGCACCGCGGCGAGTGCCGTGGCGTTGGCGGCATCTTcttcgacgacctcgacgagtcGGAACGCGATCAGGAGAACACGTTTGCCTTTGTCCAGGACTGCCTCAAGTCCTTCATCCCTTCATATGTCCCCATTCTCGAGAAGCGCAAATCGATGCCGTTCACGGAACAGGAAAAGGATTGGCAGCAGATTCGGCGGGGCAAGTATGTCGAATTCAACCTTGTCCACGACCGCGGAACGGCTTTTGGGCTGAACACACCCGGCTCGCGTGTCGAAAGCATTCTCATGAGTCTTCCTCTGACGGCAAGTTGGAGGTATATGCATGAACCAGAGCCCAAAAGCAGGGAGCAGCGCCTGGTCGACGTGCTGAGGAAGCCAAAGGAGTGGAT CTTGCTCCGCTCACGTCAAGCCGCCTCCAAGCTGGGTGGCCAAGAGAGGCGGGCCGGTTCATTTGCAACCTATTCCGGCGGCGACTCGCACGGCTGGAGCAGGGATGAGTCGGCCATGACACCCTCCTCCACATCGGGAAACGACTTGAGCATGACGCCGAGGCCCCTCTCCCAGCGGGAGCTGCTCACCTCTCTCCTAGCCTCACTTGCACAGTCACCACCAACTCTGCCCCCGGGAGACCcagccgccgtcctcgacggggACATTGATGGGGAGCATGACTGCTGGGAGGCTGCAGGCAGCCGCCGACATCTGCTGCTAACCCTCCACGTGCTCTTCCCAGCCTCCGTCCTCCCAGCGCTGGATCTTCTCGATCGCCGACTCGTGACTCGCATCAATATGCCGGCCCATCATCCCGGAATGTTTCCGCAAAGACTCGGCATCGCCCGTGCCCACGACTCGTCCGGGGCGGCTGCTCGGCGGCCTGGCCGGCAGTCGTCTCCTCCCTCTCGAGGTTACCCATCCGTCGCCCAGGTGTATGAAGTTCGGTCCCTGGCCTCGACACCAGTTCGCCGTCGCGCTGGGCCTGACCCTgcaccgtcatcctcgagaAGCGACCTTGTGCACCTCGACGCGTGGAGCTGCTCTTGCTCCAGCTTCGCCCTCGAGGCGTTCCGGTATCTGGCGGAAGAGACGACCAAAGACTCTACCGTGTTCTCTTCGCCGCAATCTTCGTGTCCTCTCCCATCCCCACCACGTCAGCCTGGGAGCATGCATCGAGCTTGTCATCGCGAGGGCCAGTCGCCGTCACCCGCTAAGATCACCGGCTGGCTTCCAGGCGACGGGGAGGACGTGCCGTGCTGCAAGCACCTCCTGGCATGCCTGCTTTCTGAGATCTGGGGGGGTTTGCCGGAGACCCGCGTGGCTGCGAGGGCCGCCACCAAGGAAGAGCTCGCCGGGATCGCCGCCAACGTATGA